A region of the Desulfobacter postgatei 2ac9 genome:
CCGAAAAGGACTACAACTGACAGAGCCACAGCTAAGAATAATCGTTTTTGCTCATCCATCTTCTCTCCTAAAAACAAGGGGGGTTGTTTCAAAACTGTAAAGAAGAGGAAGCAGGTGACGCTTAACAGGTTGTTTTTAAAGCTATTTTAAGGAACCGGATCATAACCGCCAGGTCGGAACGGGTGGCAACGCAATATTCTTTTTATTGCTAAAATGCTGCCTTTTATACTGCCATATTTTTGAATCGCTTCCAGGGCATAGTGCGAACATGATGGCACATACCTGCAATGGTTGCCAAGGAGCGGCGATATAAAAATCTGATAAAACCTGATCAATATGGATAACATCGGCCTGCTCATTTATGTCGATGCAATTTTTTCAAAAAGTTTATTAAGCTTTTCATTAATCTGTTTATTGGACAGTGCTGTCAGACCTTTTCTTGCAATTATGCTGATGTCGTTTGTTCCGGATGCAAAATTTTTCCTGTGTCTGAAATATTCTCTTACAAGCCTTTTTATTCTGTTGCGCGCGACTGCATTCCCCACTT
Encoded here:
- the yidD gene encoding membrane protein insertion efficiency factor YidD; the encoded protein is MSRPMLSILIRFYQIFISPLLGNHCRYVPSCSHYALEAIQKYGSIKGSILAIKRILRCHPFRPGGYDPVP
- the rnpA gene encoding ribonuclease P protein component; translated protein: MSNFSLPKDARLRKRAEFLTLSQHGRKIRTSYFIAAVSKGTEKNNRIGITVSKKVGNAVARNRIKRLVREYFRHRKNFASGTNDISIIARKGLTALSNKQINEKLNKLFEKIAST